In Arthrobacter sp. QXT-31, one genomic interval encodes:
- a CDS encoding efflux RND transporter permease subunit, translating into MRRIVGFSLKFRALVVALAVAMMAFGGVQLSTASVDVFPEFAPPKVEIQTIAIGLTAAEVEQLVSVPLEDALNGVEGLAEIRSKSVEQLSSIVLIFAPGADLLKARQLVSERIANVTPSLPTWASPPMMLQPLSSTSRVMKIGLTSEERSLIEMSMISYWKIRQHLLRVPGVANIAIWGERLQMLQVQAVPEKLKAQNVSLNQVMDVTANALDAGLLQYTPGAVIGTGGHIETPNQRLSIQHVLPIATPKDLAEVVIEERNGKPLRLGDVANVVEDHQPLIGDAVINQGPGLMLIVEKLPWGNTLEVTKGVEAALEQMKPGLSGITIDTEIFRPATFIEESLDNLSRALLLGCILVVLVLGAFLFQWRTALISLIAIPLSLVTAASVLYLTGTAVNTMVLAGLVIAVGVVVDDAIIDIENIIRRLRQHRAEGGTRSTASVVLEASLEVRGPIVYATLIIITAAVPIFFLQGLTGAFFRPLAISYTLAVLASMVVALTVTPALALIFMRKVPLKEQEPPLVRVLKRGYHKVLSKIIRRPAAGYATFGAMAAIGAITAPLLGQSLLPDFKERDFLMHWLTQPGTSVQEEYRISQRACTELMTIPGVRNCGAHIGQAFNADEVVGVYFGENWISIDPAVDYDKTLAKVHEVVEGYPGIVRDVQTYLKERIREVLTGASNAVVVRLYGDDLALLRSKAAEIQAIFDGTEGAIDVHTELQKDIPQLNIEVDLEKAQQYGLKPGDVRRAAAWLVAGEEAGDVYRGGKAYDVQVWSPVGIRSDVTSIRNLPIDTPSGEKIPLSAVASVEVKPTPNVIERDAHSRRIDIEANVTEGSLATVVAAMEEGLKNVEMPAGFRTEILGEFKERQEATSTLLTLSVVALAVIYLLLQVAFASWRLATLVILTLPIALVGGVFAAWLGGGVLSLGSIVGFLTVMGIAARNGILLINHCQHLEKYEGMKFGPELVLRGAGERLSPILMTTLATGLALVPLVVLGEIPGHEIEHPMATVILGGLVTSTLLNLFVVPSLYLRFAKSRRQRDEAPPREPELANA; encoded by the coding sequence TGGCGTTCGGCGGCGTCCAGCTCAGCACAGCCTCAGTAGACGTCTTTCCCGAGTTCGCACCGCCGAAGGTAGAGATCCAGACCATCGCCATTGGCCTCACCGCAGCCGAGGTGGAGCAGTTGGTAAGCGTTCCGCTTGAAGACGCCCTCAACGGCGTCGAGGGGCTGGCCGAGATCCGCTCCAAATCGGTGGAGCAGTTGTCCTCGATCGTGCTGATTTTCGCCCCGGGGGCAGACCTGCTCAAGGCCCGCCAGCTGGTCTCGGAGCGCATCGCCAACGTCACTCCGTCACTGCCCACCTGGGCGTCACCGCCAATGATGCTGCAGCCGCTGTCCTCCACCAGCCGGGTTATGAAAATTGGCCTGACATCGGAAGAACGTTCGCTCATCGAAATGTCGATGATCTCCTACTGGAAGATACGGCAGCACCTGCTGCGGGTTCCCGGTGTGGCCAACATCGCCATTTGGGGTGAGCGCCTGCAGATGCTTCAGGTGCAGGCAGTGCCGGAGAAGCTGAAGGCCCAGAACGTCAGCCTGAACCAGGTCATGGATGTCACCGCCAACGCTCTGGACGCGGGCCTGCTGCAGTACACTCCCGGCGCCGTTATTGGCACCGGCGGCCACATTGAGACGCCTAACCAGCGTCTGAGCATCCAGCATGTGCTGCCAATCGCCACTCCGAAGGATCTTGCGGAAGTGGTCATCGAGGAACGGAACGGGAAGCCGCTCCGGCTGGGCGATGTTGCGAATGTGGTCGAAGACCATCAGCCGCTCATTGGTGACGCTGTGATCAATCAGGGCCCTGGGCTGATGCTCATTGTGGAGAAACTTCCGTGGGGCAACACCCTTGAAGTCACCAAGGGCGTGGAGGCAGCGCTGGAGCAGATGAAGCCGGGACTCAGCGGCATCACCATTGATACGGAGATTTTCCGGCCGGCGACCTTTATTGAGGAGTCCCTCGATAACCTCAGCCGGGCGCTGCTACTTGGCTGCATCCTGGTGGTGCTGGTGCTGGGCGCGTTCCTCTTCCAGTGGCGTACGGCGCTGATCAGCCTCATTGCCATCCCGCTCTCGCTGGTGACGGCGGCGTCCGTCCTGTATCTGACCGGCACGGCGGTGAACACTATGGTCCTGGCCGGGCTGGTTATTGCCGTCGGGGTGGTGGTGGATGATGCGATTATCGATATTGAAAACATCATCCGAAGACTCCGGCAGCACCGGGCGGAGGGCGGTACCCGTTCTACCGCCTCGGTGGTGCTGGAGGCCTCCCTGGAGGTCCGCGGCCCGATCGTCTACGCCACGTTGATTATCATCACCGCGGCCGTGCCGATCTTCTTCCTGCAGGGGCTGACGGGTGCTTTCTTCAGACCGCTGGCCATCTCCTACACCCTCGCGGTGCTGGCATCGATGGTCGTGGCCCTGACAGTGACCCCGGCCCTGGCGCTGATTTTCATGCGCAAGGTTCCCCTCAAGGAACAGGAGCCGCCACTGGTACGGGTGCTCAAGCGCGGCTACCACAAGGTCCTGAGCAAGATCATCCGTCGTCCTGCGGCAGGGTACGCGACCTTCGGGGCCATGGCAGCCATCGGTGCCATCACGGCACCGCTGCTGGGGCAGTCGCTGTTGCCGGACTTTAAGGAACGCGATTTCCTGATGCACTGGCTGACCCAGCCGGGAACCTCGGTGCAGGAGGAATACCGAATCAGCCAGAGAGCCTGCACGGAGCTTATGACCATTCCCGGGGTCCGGAACTGCGGTGCCCACATCGGGCAGGCATTCAACGCCGACGAAGTGGTGGGTGTGTATTTCGGTGAGAACTGGATCAGCATCGACCCGGCCGTGGACTATGACAAGACACTGGCCAAAGTCCATGAAGTGGTCGAGGGCTATCCCGGCATCGTCCGCGACGTCCAGACGTACCTGAAGGAAAGAATCCGCGAGGTTCTGACCGGCGCCAGCAACGCCGTCGTCGTCCGGCTGTACGGAGATGATCTGGCGCTCCTGCGCTCAAAGGCCGCCGAAATCCAGGCTATCTTTGACGGGACCGAGGGGGCCATCGACGTCCACACGGAGCTGCAAAAGGACATCCCGCAGCTCAACATCGAGGTCGATCTGGAAAAGGCCCAACAATACGGGCTCAAGCCGGGCGATGTGCGGCGGGCCGCGGCGTGGCTGGTGGCCGGTGAGGAAGCCGGAGACGTCTACCGGGGCGGCAAGGCCTACGATGTCCAGGTCTGGAGCCCGGTAGGAATCCGGTCCGACGTGACCAGCATCAGGAACCTGCCCATTGATACGCCCAGCGGCGAGAAAATCCCGCTGTCCGCCGTCGCAAGCGTCGAGGTGAAACCCACGCCGAACGTCATTGAACGTGACGCACACTCGCGGCGGATCGACATCGAGGCCAACGTGACAGAAGGATCCCTGGCGACAGTGGTCGCAGCCATGGAGGAAGGCCTGAAGAATGTGGAGATGCCGGCGGGGTTCCGCACCGAGATTCTGGGTGAATTCAAGGAACGCCAAGAGGCAACCAGCACGCTGCTGACCCTGTCGGTAGTGGCGCTAGCGGTGATTTACCTGCTCCTGCAGGTGGCCTTCGCGAGCTGGCGCCTGGCCACGCTGGTCATCCTCACCCTGCCAATCGCCCTCGTCGGCGGCGTGTTTGCCGCCTGGCTCGGAGGCGGTGTGCTGTCATTGGGCTCGATCGTTGGCTTCCTGACAGTCATGGGCATCGCAGCAAGGAACGGCATTCTGCTCATCAACCACTGCCAGCACCTGGAGAAATATGAGGGCATGAAGTTCGGCCCCGAACTGGTGCTGCGAGGGGCTGGCGAGCGGCTTTCACCGATCCTGATGACCACCCTCGCCACCGGGCTTGCCCTGGTTCCGCTCGTGGTCCTGGGCGAAATCCCCGGCCACGAGATCGAGCATCCCATGGCGACCGTCATTCTCGGCGGGCTGGTGACATCCACGCTGCTCAACCTCTTCGTGGTGCCATCCCTCTACCTGAGGTTTGCCAAGTCGCGCAGGCAGCGGGATGAGGCGCCGCCCCGGGAACCGGAGCTCGCGAACGCCTGA